A single Cryptococcus deuterogattii R265 chromosome 2, complete sequence DNA region contains:
- a CDS encoding tubulin beta, with amino-acid sequence MGREIINSAKVSVVCVDEERCANCFRKAGNQIGTAFWENILQEHGLDKSGKAISDDPHILDKVDVYFTEASNKKYVPRSIQVDLEPGVVDLVRSGPLANLFRPDTFVHGESGAGNNWAKGYYTEGAELVDPVLDVLRQQAENSDSLQGFQVLHSLGGGTGSGLGALLLDKIREEYPDRMLATFSIFPSPKVSETVVEPYNAVLSTHILVDNSDITCCIDNEALYNICVSDLKIQSPEYKDLNSLIAKVMAGFTTTLRFPGVLNSDLRKLAVNMVPFPRLHFFTAGYAPLVANASKSYTASNVHELTAAIFQKRSLLAAIDPLFGKYLTVSVAYRGKLSMRDIENAVWDFHNKNSEHFVPWIPNSSLTTLCTVPPLGQTAAATLVANTTAISEVFKRSHTQFRSLFRRRAFTHWYTGEGMDEQEFTEAEANLSDLCTEYDQYASADLEEEEYELEGEGEGEGEGEGEQVVEEGEYYEE; translated from the exons ATGGGCAGAGAGATCATCAAC TCGGCCAAGGTCAGTGTGGTCTGCGTCGACGAAGAGCGTTGTGCTAATTGTTTCCGTAAAGCCGGTAACCAGATCGGTACTGCGTTCTGGGAGAACATCCTCCAG GAACACGGTCTTGACA AGAGCGGTAAAGCCATCAGCGACGATCCTCACATCCTTGACAAAG TCGACGTCTACTTTACCGAAGCATCCAACAAGAAATACGTCCCCCGATCCATCCAAGTCGATCTCGAGCCCGGAGTTGTCGACCTCGTCCGTTCCGGCCCTCTTGCCAACCTCTTCAGGCCCGATACCTTTGTTCACGGAGAGTCTGGGGCTGGTAACAACTGGGCCAAGGGTTACTACACCGAAGGAGCTGAGCTTGTTGACCCTGTGCTCGATGTCTTGAGGCAACAGGCGGAAAACTCTGACTCTCTCCAAGGTTTCCAGGTTCTGCATT CCCTTGGTGGCGGCACCGGTTCCGGACTTGGtgctctccttctcgacaAGATCAGGGAAGAATACCCTGACCGGATGCTTGCTacattctccatctttccttcccccaAGGTCTCTGAGACCGTTGTCGAGCCTTACAACGCTGTCCTCTCAACACATATTTTGGTTGATAACAGTGACATTACCTGCTGTATTGAC AACGAAGCACTGTACAACATCTGCGTCTCTGATTTGAAAATCCAGTCTCCAGAGTACAAGGACTTGAATTCTTTGATTGCCAAGGTCATGGCTGGTTTCACTA CTACTTTACGTTT CCCGGGTGTCCTTAACTCCGATCTTCGAAAGCTGGCGGTTAACATGG ttccttttcctcgtctGCACTTCTTCACCGCCGGTTACGCCCCTCTTGTCGCTAATGCTTCCAAGTCTTACACC GCTTCCAATGTGCATGAGCTCACCGCTGCTATTTTCCAAAAACGAAGCTTGCTTGCGGCCATCGACCCCTTGTTTGGTAAATACTTGACCGTCTCTGTCGCTTACCGTGGCAAGCTCAGTATGAGGGACA TCGAGAATGCTGTCTGGGACTTCCACAACAAG AACTCTGAGCACTTTGTTCCCTGG ATCCCCAATAGCTCTCTCACTACCCTTTGTACCGTTCCTCCTCTCGGACAAACAGCTGCCGCAACTCTTGTCGCCAACACTACCGCCATCAGCG AGGTATTCAAGCGCTCTCACACCCAGTTCAGGAGTCTTTTTAGGAGAAGAGCGTTCACCCACTGGTACACTGGTGAGGGAAT GGACGAGCAAGAGTTTACTGAGGCCGAAGCGAACCTTTCAGACTTGTGTACCGAGTATGACCAAT ATGCGTCTGCCGatcttgaagaggaggagtaCGAGCTCGAGGGCGAGGGcgagggtgagggtgagggCGAGGGCGAGCAGGTtgtggaggagggcgagtACTACGAAGAATAG